In Bordetella holmesii ATCC 51541, the following proteins share a genomic window:
- a CDS encoding xRE family transcriptional regulator, with amino-acid sequence MGVPLAGLFEAGCQARGPLRRHGEQTVWRDPASGYERRALSPPGWPSPLQLVEVVFPPGARVAYETGLRRPALQQQIWMLAGSIDIALGEDRFALNAGDCLAMVLDQSIVFSNPRPEPARYLLATLDPLAP; translated from the coding sequence TTGGGCGTGCCGCTTGCCGGCCTGTTCGAGGCCGGTTGCCAGGCGCGCGGTCCGTTGCGCCGCCATGGCGAACAGACGGTCTGGCGCGATCCGGCTTCCGGTTACGAGCGTCGTGCCCTGTCGCCGCCGGGCTGGCCGTCGCCGCTGCAATTGGTCGAGGTCGTTTTCCCGCCAGGAGCACGCGTGGCCTACGAAACCGGGCTGCGCCGCCCCGCATTGCAGCAGCAGATCTGGATGCTGGCAGGCAGCATCGACATTGCATTGGGCGAGGACCGCTTTGCGCTCAACGCCGGCGATTGCCTGGCCATGGTGCTGGACCAGTCCATCGTATTCAGTAATCCGCGGCCAGAGCCCGCCCGCTATCTGCTGGCGACCCTGGATCCGCTTGCCCCATGA
- a CDS encoding putative antibiotic resistance, translating to MHLIDCTEAEHAAAILDILNDAIVNSTALYDYVPRPPAAMAAWFAAKRAGGFPVLGAVDAQGHLLAFASWGAFRAFPANKYTVEHSVYVQREQRGRGLGAMLLRALMARAQQAQLHVMVGCIDASNAGSIALHEKLGFTHSGTLRQVGFKFGRWLDAAFYQVLLPTPVEPRDG from the coding sequence GTGCACCTGATCGATTGCACGGAGGCTGAACACGCCGCCGCGATCCTGGACATCCTCAACGATGCCATCGTCAATTCGACCGCGCTCTACGATTATGTTCCGCGTCCGCCCGCCGCGATGGCCGCGTGGTTTGCCGCCAAGCGCGCCGGCGGCTTCCCGGTGTTGGGCGCAGTCGATGCACAAGGCCATTTGCTGGCCTTCGCCAGTTGGGGCGCGTTTCGCGCCTTTCCGGCCAACAAGTACACCGTCGAGCATAGTGTCTATGTGCAGCGGGAGCAGCGCGGCAGGGGCCTGGGCGCGATGCTGTTGAGAGCCCTCATGGCGCGCGCGCAGCAGGCACAACTGCATGTGATGGTGGGTTGCATCGACGCGAGCAACGCCGGCAGCATCGCCTTGCATGAAAAGCTCGGCTTCACGCATAGCGGTACCCTGCGGCAGGTCGGCTTCAAGTTCGGCCGCTGGCTGGATGCGGCCTTTTATCAAGTCCTTTTGCCCACGCCCGTCGAGCCGCGCGACGGTTGA
- a CDS encoding bacterial regulatory helix-turn-helix, lysR family protein, protein MDTPAEPRLDLNLVRLMTAVFETRSVSLAAERLGLTQPTVSYGLAKLRQAYGDALFVRDGRGMAPTPRAEQIYLAFQEALACIDSTYELASPFDPGSTTRRFRVAMSDIGGLCFLPPLVAHMRKVAPLADLEVVQMPVDTLIEHLAGSKVDAAIGNLPMLHEKLHSRLLFREHYVCLMAQSHPASHRALTLTSFLAARHVLVTSPFLRTRMWKTHCAPSAYTEKSPCVSRISPSCPG, encoded by the coding sequence ATGGACACCCCAGCCGAGCCGCGGCTCGACCTCAATCTCGTCAGGCTCATGACCGCAGTATTCGAGACTCGGAGCGTCAGTCTCGCTGCCGAGCGGCTGGGCCTGACCCAGCCCACGGTCAGTTATGGGCTGGCCAAACTGCGCCAGGCCTACGGCGACGCGCTGTTCGTGCGCGACGGCCGCGGCATGGCGCCCACCCCGCGCGCCGAGCAGATCTACCTGGCCTTCCAGGAAGCCCTGGCCTGTATCGACAGCACCTATGAACTCGCCAGCCCGTTCGACCCGGGTAGCACCACGCGGCGCTTTCGCGTGGCCATGTCGGATATCGGCGGGCTGTGCTTTTTGCCGCCGCTGGTCGCGCATATGCGCAAGGTCGCGCCGCTGGCCGATCTCGAGGTCGTGCAGATGCCGGTCGACACCCTCATCGAACATCTGGCTGGCAGCAAGGTCGATGCCGCCATCGGCAATCTGCCCATGTTGCACGAAAAGCTGCACAGCCGCCTGCTGTTTCGAGAGCACTATGTCTGCCTGATGGCTCAGAGCCACCCTGCCTCGCACAGGGCCTTGACCCTGACCTCGTTCCTGGCGGCGCGCCACGTGCTCGTGACGTCGCCTTTTTTGCGCACCAGAATGTGGAAGACACATTGCGCGCCTTCGGCATACACCGAAAAATCGCCCTGCGTATCCCGCATTTCACCATCCTGCCCGGGCTGA
- a CDS encoding tripartite tricarboxylate transporter receptor family protein, protein MQCIRPKGNRARGWLAAFFALALTCSAQAAPWPAQQPIRLIVPAAPGGSLDILSRPLATQLGAILGQTVIVENRGGAGGMLGADYAAKATPDGYTFLMGTVHHAIGATVNPNLMFKPERELVGVASIGTTPNVVIINNKIPVNTPQQLVAWMKRKSDSANYATGGPGTLQHLSMEWFKAITGVKAVAVHYRGSAPAMSDLLGGQVDLMFETMPLALAQTRSGAVRAIAVTSQARAPALPDLPTLDETVAPGFAVSSWYGVMAPTGTPPALMDRMHDAIEQALQTPELKKVWEGAGVQPQPMSRTQFQNFWLEDIQRWGKIARENGIRLE, encoded by the coding sequence ATGCAATGCATTCGCCCCAAGGGGAACCGGGCACGCGGCTGGCTAGCCGCCTTCTTCGCGTTGGCCCTCACCTGTAGCGCGCAGGCTGCGCCGTGGCCTGCCCAGCAACCGATCAGGCTGATCGTGCCGGCCGCGCCCGGCGGCTCGCTCGACATCCTCTCCCGCCCCTTGGCCACGCAGCTGGGTGCCATCCTGGGTCAGACCGTCATTGTCGAGAACCGCGGCGGCGCCGGCGGCATGCTGGGGGCCGATTACGCCGCCAAGGCCACGCCGGATGGCTATACCTTCCTGATGGGTACCGTGCACCACGCCATCGGCGCGACGGTCAACCCGAATCTGATGTTCAAACCCGAGCGCGAACTCGTCGGGGTGGCTAGTATCGGCACGACGCCCAACGTCGTCATCATCAACAACAAGATTCCGGTCAACACGCCCCAGCAGCTCGTTGCCTGGATGAAGCGAAAGAGCGATAGCGCCAACTACGCCACGGGCGGACCGGGCACGTTGCAGCATCTGAGCATGGAATGGTTCAAGGCGATCACGGGCGTCAAGGCCGTCGCCGTGCACTATCGCGGCAGCGCCCCGGCCATGAGCGATCTGCTGGGTGGACAAGTGGACCTGATGTTCGAGACCATGCCGCTGGCCCTGGCGCAGACCCGCTCGGGCGCGGTGCGCGCCATCGCGGTGACCAGCCAGGCGCGGGCGCCGGCCTTGCCGGATCTGCCCACCCTGGACGAAACCGTGGCGCCCGGCTTTGCCGTCTCGAGCTGGTACGGCGTCATGGCGCCCACGGGCACGCCTCCTGCCCTCATGGATCGCATGCATGACGCCATTGAACAGGCCCTGCAGACCCCCGAGCTCAAGAAAGTCTGGGAGGGTGCCGGCGTGCAGCCGCAGCCGATGTCGCGCACGCAATTCCAGAATTTCTGGCTGGAGGACATCCAGCGATGGGGCAAGATCGCGCGAGAAAACGGTATTCGCCTCGAGTAA
- a CDS encoding bacterial regulatory helix-turn-helix, lysR family protein — MSTLSQLDIAALRLLIAIADQGSISAGATRSHLSVAAASKRISDLEARVGTALLLRHRRGVKPTPAGEIFIAHARRMATLAGAMEEDLRDYANGVEDRVRIVANSAAIVQFLPEDLHGYMQGNPRVRIELEEHTSRSAVEQLQTDRADLGLFDGGYAAANLHCHPYRADTLVCVTHPHHRLARVRGALRFEQTLEHDHVGLYRGTAILTQMERAAAQAGRSLRLRIQVTSFDAVCRMAESGIGIGIVPARVAQSYVTLRRLRQIRLSDSWAHRQLMLGWPQQREPSPGAQALIAHLLAAPALT, encoded by the coding sequence ATGAGCACTCTGTCTCAACTTGATATCGCCGCGCTTCGCCTGCTGATCGCCATCGCCGACCAGGGCAGCATCAGCGCCGGTGCCACGCGCAGCCATCTGTCGGTGGCCGCGGCCAGCAAACGCATCAGCGATCTGGAGGCCCGCGTGGGCACGGCTTTGCTGCTGCGCCACAGACGCGGCGTCAAGCCGACGCCTGCCGGCGAAATTTTCATCGCCCACGCACGGCGCATGGCCACGCTGGCCGGGGCGATGGAAGAAGACCTGCGCGATTACGCCAACGGTGTCGAGGACCGGGTACGCATCGTGGCCAACTCCGCCGCCATCGTGCAGTTCTTGCCCGAAGACCTGCATGGTTACATGCAGGGCAATCCGCGCGTGCGCATCGAACTCGAAGAGCACACCAGCCGTTCTGCGGTCGAACAGTTGCAGACCGACCGCGCCGACCTGGGCCTGTTCGACGGCGGCTATGCCGCCGCCAACCTGCATTGCCATCCCTATCGCGCCGACACGCTGGTGTGCGTCACCCATCCGCATCACAGGCTGGCGCGCGTACGCGGGGCCCTGCGCTTTGAGCAGACGCTCGAGCATGACCACGTCGGGCTATACCGAGGCACCGCCATCCTGACGCAGATGGAGCGCGCCGCCGCCCAGGCCGGACGCAGCCTGCGGCTGCGCATTCAGGTCACCAGTTTTGATGCGGTCTGCCGCATGGCCGAAAGCGGCATTGGCATTGGCATCGTGCCGGCCCGGGTGGCGCAATCCTATGTAACGCTGCGGCGGCTGCGCCAGATCCGGCTCAGCGACAGCTGGGCACACCGGCAACTGATGTTGGGCTGGCCCCAGCAGCGCGAGCCCTCGCCGGGCGCGCAAGCCCTCATTGCGCATCTTCTGGCCGCACCTGCCTTAACCTAA
- a CDS encoding mandelate racemase / muconate lactonizing enzyme, C-terminal domain protein, with translation MQQIGADIDITRVSAIPLNIDVGMPVPGGEKRSNLSCVLVRIDTACGLSGCGFTAITEEEVVAAAIEHVAADALLGESAMDSEKLWEKLYWLLTPRGQSGYASHAIAAIDIALWDLKAQRLDLPLWRLLGGARARVPVYATFGFNFLDREQLADAAAQWAARGFSRLKMTVGNHGLQRRDEPRPLADLIREDEARVRAVRERVGPDVELCIDANCGLDAYHARRLAQRLTDCDIAFFEEPLAQNDVHALADLRRRAPMPLAAGQNEGLASRFADFFLAGALDIAQPNVAITGGYTQCLRIAGIAQACNVAIANGGAWPFHNMHLHAGLAHGGFIEYHTVAVKVCEQLFDGLPQPQAGWLPLPDTPGLGFTPNWERIQDIARRPLSRGHGKH, from the coding sequence ATGCAGCAGATCGGCGCGGACATAGACATCACCCGGGTGTCCGCCATCCCCCTTAATATCGACGTGGGCATGCCCGTGCCTGGCGGCGAGAAACGCAGCAACCTGTCCTGTGTGCTGGTACGCATCGACACGGCATGTGGCCTGAGCGGCTGCGGCTTCACCGCCATCACCGAAGAGGAAGTCGTCGCCGCCGCGATCGAACACGTCGCCGCCGATGCCCTGCTGGGCGAGTCGGCCATGGACAGCGAGAAGCTCTGGGAAAAGCTCTACTGGCTCCTCACCCCGCGCGGCCAGAGCGGCTATGCCAGCCACGCCATCGCGGCCATCGACATCGCCCTGTGGGACCTCAAGGCGCAGCGACTCGACCTGCCGCTGTGGCGGCTGCTGGGCGGGGCGCGCGCGCGCGTGCCGGTCTATGCGACCTTCGGCTTCAACTTCCTGGACCGGGAGCAACTGGCCGATGCCGCGGCGCAATGGGCCGCACGCGGCTTCTCACGCCTGAAAATGACGGTTGGCAACCACGGTCTGCAACGGCGCGACGAGCCGCGTCCTCTGGCCGATCTCATCCGCGAAGACGAGGCGCGGGTGCGCGCCGTGCGCGAGCGCGTCGGCCCCGATGTCGAGCTCTGCATCGACGCGAACTGCGGCCTGGACGCCTACCATGCGCGCCGGCTGGCTCAGCGTCTGACCGACTGCGATATCGCCTTCTTTGAAGAGCCATTGGCTCAGAACGACGTACACGCCCTGGCCGACTTGCGGCGGCGCGCGCCGATGCCGCTGGCCGCGGGCCAGAACGAAGGCCTGGCGTCTCGCTTTGCCGATTTCTTCCTCGCCGGCGCCCTTGATATCGCTCAGCCCAATGTCGCGATCACCGGCGGTTATACGCAATGCCTGCGCATCGCAGGCATTGCCCAGGCCTGCAACGTCGCTATCGCCAATGGCGGAGCCTGGCCGTTTCACAACATGCACCTGCATGCCGGCCTGGCGCATGGCGGATTCATCGAGTACCACACCGTCGCGGTCAAGGTCTGCGAACAGCTCTTTGACGGTCTGCCGCAACCACAGGCCGGCTGGCTGCCTCTGCCCGACACGCCCGGCCTGGGTTTCACCCCGAACTGGGAGCGCATCCAGGACATCGCCCGGCGCCCGCTATCGCGCGGCCACGGCAAGCACTGA